The Clostridiisalibacter paucivorans DSM 22131 DNA window TATTCAATCTCACCCATTACTGTCTTGATACATGTTTTCTTGAAACCTTTATTTCTATATATCTTCTTATCTCTTTCTTTCATTAGCTCATCATCTAGTTGATTAAGTAGCTCTGTGATTATTTCACATGCCTGACGGCAAACAAATTCATAAATCCTTTTCTCTAAATCCTTGAAATTTATATCCATTTCCTTTAAACTTATCTTATACATGTAATCACCTAACTTTCTAGTTTTCTTCGCAGATACTATTATATTGGATGATGCATGTATATGAAAGATGCCTTAAGGCATCTTTTTTATTTTTTGTCCTTTTTGCCTACTAAAATTATACTCTAAGGTAATGATAATAGATGACTTTTTAGCCAATGGAAGGGCTGTATTGGGGCTTAAGGATATAATAGAACAAGCAGGTGCAGAGTTAGTATCGGTTGGAATAGTAATTGAAAAGGGTTTTCAAGATGGTGGACAGATGTTAAGAGATATGGGAATTGATGTCCATTCTCTAGCTATAATTGAATCAATAGAAGATGGTAAGGTTATTTTTAAATAAGAAAAGACTCTAGTCTTTTCCATTACATATATAATATTTTAAATCAAAACAAAGGAGAGAAAGAAATGCTTAAAAAATCTATTTATTTAATGTTAGCTGTAGTTTTAGGTTTATCTATGGTACTTACAGGATGTGGTGGAGAGAAGGCATCAAATGATGTGAATGATATGAAGGTAGGATTTATTTATGTAGGTCCTATAGGAGATGGGGGCTGGAGTTATTCCCATAATGAAGGAAGATTATACCTTGAAGAAGAATTGGGAGTAGAGACTATTTATAAGGAATCAGTACCTGAAGGTCCAGAAGTAGAAAAGGTAATAAGAGATATGATTGATCAGGGTGCAGAAGTTGTATTTGCTACTAGTTTTGGATATATGGATTATATGGCAAAGGTATCTAAGGATTATCCAGATGTAGCATTTTTACATTGTTCAGGGTATAGAACGACAGAAAATATGGGAAATTATTTTGGAAGGATATATGAGCCCAGATACTTATCAGGTATAGTTGCAGGAATGAAAACTAAAACCAATAAGATTGGATATGTAGCAGCATATGAGATACCAGAGGTTGTAAGGGGAATAAATGCCTTTACCTTAGGTGTTAGATCGGTAAATCCTGAAGCAGAAGTGGAGGTTAGATGGACTCACACATGGTATGATCCTGCCAAAGAGAAGGAAGCAGCCAATGCATTATTAGATGAAGGTATAGATGTAATAGCACAACATCAAGATACAGCAGGTCCACAACAAGCTGCAGAGGAAAAAGGAGCTTTTTCTATAGGATATAACACAGATATGAAGGATAAAGCACCTAATGCCTATATGACATCACCTGTTTGGAATTGGGGACCCTATTATGTAAAAAATGTTAAGGCTGTAATGGAAGGAAACTGGGCTCCAGAGAGTTATTGGGGAGGACTTGAAGATGATATAGTTGAGTTGGCATCTTTGACTGAATTGGCACCAGAGGGGGCAAAAGAAAAAGTTGAAGAGGCTACCCAAAAGATTAAAGAAGGCTCTTTTAAAGTATTTGCAGGTCCAATAAAGGATCAACAAGGAAATATAAAGGTCAAAGAGGGACAAGTTCTCACTGATGAGGAATTAATATCTATGGATTGGTTTGTTGAAGGAGTAAAGGGCAAAATAAAAAAATAAGGTGATAAAGATGGAAAATTTACCATTAATATATATGGATGAAATAAGTAAAACCTTTGGCAAGATTATAGCCAATAAGAATATAACATTCAAAGTGAAATCGGGAGAAATACATTCAATACTTGGAGAAAATGGAGCTGGTAAAAGTACCCTTATGAATATACTGTCAGGCATATATAAGCCTGACAGTGGTTCTATTTATATACAAGGAGAGAAAGTATTTTTGAATTCTCCAAAGGATGCTATAGAAATAGGAATTGGTATGATACATCAACATTTTAAATTGGTAGATGTTTTGACTGCTAAAGAGAATATTATCGCAGGACAAAGGGGAACGCTCTTTATAAATGGTAAAAAATTATCTAGGGAGATAAAAAATATATCTGAAAAATATGG harbors:
- a CDS encoding UPF0236 family transposase-like protein; the protein is MYKISLKEMDINFKDLEKRIYEFVCRQACEIITELLNQLDDELMKERDKKIYRNKGFKKTCIKTVMGEIE
- a CDS encoding BMP family ABC transporter substrate-binding protein, whose translation is MLKKSIYLMLAVVLGLSMVLTGCGGEKASNDVNDMKVGFIYVGPIGDGGWSYSHNEGRLYLEEELGVETIYKESVPEGPEVEKVIRDMIDQGAEVVFATSFGYMDYMAKVSKDYPDVAFLHCSGYRTTENMGNYFGRIYEPRYLSGIVAGMKTKTNKIGYVAAYEIPEVVRGINAFTLGVRSVNPEAEVEVRWTHTWYDPAKEKEAANALLDEGIDVIAQHQDTAGPQQAAEEKGAFSIGYNTDMKDKAPNAYMTSPVWNWGPYYVKNVKAVMEGNWAPESYWGGLEDDIVELASLTELAPEGAKEKVEEATQKIKEGSFKVFAGPIKDQQGNIKVKEGQVLTDEELISMDWFVEGVKGKIKK